Proteins encoded within one genomic window of Myxococcales bacterium:
- the sufD gene encoding Fe-S cluster assembly protein SufD, translating into MTDRNAQNDAQLAHYVETFAERAGNDGSGWLGPVRQEAIERFAELGFPSRRLEEWRYTNVAPIAKQAFVPALRSDGVDDGDLAGLDLPDFGGSRLVFIDGHFADRASKFLDDPAFEFQSLAQAAKAEAPAQGSALALYGDLVDAKDDGFSALNTAFATDGAVVTLKRGQALAGPLQIVFVSSAVSENQPRASFPRVLIVAEPGSAGVIVQDHISLGSGPALSCAVCEVTVEDNASLEMILMQRESGATFHIARQRIRQQRSSRFSLHTLNLGGAILRNELEIVLADEGAACILNGLYLGSDQQLVDNHTLVDHAMPHCESSELYKGILADRARGVFRGRVIVRPGAQGTAAEQQNRNLLLNRGAEVNTKPQLEIYADDVKCNHGSSIGQLDEEALFFLRSRGLDERVARVLLTKGFAAQITESIRTESIRDWAAAVVSSRLEALFSTGESQ; encoded by the coding sequence GTGACCGATCGCAACGCACAGAACGATGCCCAACTGGCACACTACGTCGAGACCTTCGCAGAGCGCGCGGGAAACGACGGCAGTGGCTGGCTCGGGCCCGTGCGGCAAGAGGCCATCGAACGTTTTGCGGAACTCGGTTTTCCGTCCCGACGACTCGAGGAATGGCGCTATACGAACGTCGCGCCGATCGCGAAGCAGGCATTCGTTCCGGCCCTCCGAAGCGACGGTGTAGACGACGGGGACCTTGCAGGATTGGACCTGCCGGATTTTGGCGGAAGTCGCCTGGTATTTATCGATGGGCACTTCGCAGACCGTGCTTCGAAGTTCTTGGACGATCCGGCATTCGAGTTTCAGTCGCTGGCGCAGGCCGCAAAGGCTGAAGCCCCGGCTCAAGGCTCGGCCCTCGCGCTGTACGGAGACCTGGTCGATGCCAAGGACGACGGCTTCTCCGCGCTCAACACCGCGTTTGCGACCGATGGGGCCGTCGTAACCTTGAAGCGCGGGCAAGCGCTGGCCGGCCCACTGCAGATCGTCTTTGTATCGAGCGCGGTTTCGGAGAACCAGCCGCGAGCTTCCTTTCCCCGGGTGCTGATCGTGGCCGAACCCGGCAGCGCCGGCGTAATCGTACAGGACCATATCTCGCTCGGATCCGGCCCGGCGCTCAGCTGTGCGGTTTGCGAAGTCACTGTCGAAGACAATGCATCGCTCGAAATGATTTTGATGCAGCGCGAATCCGGCGCAACGTTTCACATCGCACGCCAACGCATTCGGCAGCAGCGCAGCAGTCGTTTTTCTCTTCATACCTTGAATCTCGGTGGCGCCATCCTGCGAAACGAACTCGAGATCGTGCTGGCCGACGAAGGCGCAGCGTGCATACTCAACGGCTTGTATCTCGGAAGTGATCAGCAACTGGTCGACAACCACACCCTGGTCGACCACGCCATGCCCCACTGCGAGAGCAGCGAGTTGTACAAGGGAATCCTGGCCGATCGAGCGCGGGGAGTATTTCGCGGAAGGGTCATCGTACGTCCGGGCGCCCAGGGCACCGCTGCCGAGCAGCAGAATCGCAACCTGTTGCTGAACCGCGGCGCAGAAGTAAACACCAAGCCTCAGCTCGAGATCTATGCGGACGACGTCAAGTGCAACCACGGATCCAGCATCGGTCAACTCGACGAAGAAGCACTCTTCTTTCTCCGCTCACGCGGCCTGGACGAACGCGTCGCCCGAGTGCTCTTGACCAAAGGATTTGCCGCACAAATCACCGAGTCGATCCGCACGGAGAGCATTCGCGACTGGGCGGCAGCCGTGGTGAGTTCCCGTCTCGAGGCGCTGTTCAGTACTGGAGAGTCGCAATGA
- a CDS encoding DUF59 domain-containing protein encodes MSENSDSTQNANSEETERVRERIVDALKTVYDPEIPVDIYEMGLIYRVEIKGADAQEKFPVDLTMTLTSPMCPVAETLPPEVEEKVRNVEGVGDVHLDLVWDPPWTPDMMSETAKLALNM; translated from the coding sequence ATGAGCGAAAATTCGGACTCCACCCAAAATGCCAACAGCGAAGAAACCGAGCGGGTGCGCGAACGAATCGTCGACGCGCTCAAGACCGTGTACGACCCGGAGATCCCGGTCGACATCTACGAGATGGGTTTGATCTACCGAGTTGAGATCAAGGGAGCGGACGCTCAAGAAAAGTTTCCGGTCGACCTCACCATGACTCTGACGTCACCGATGTGCCCTGTGGCCGAAACGCTTCCACCCGAAGTCGAAGAAAAAGTGCGCAACGTCGAGGGTGTGGGCGACGTCCACCTGGATTTGGTTTGGGACCCGCCGTGGACCCCCGACATGATGTCCGAAACGGCCAAACTCGCGCTGAACATGTAA
- the sufB gene encoding Fe-S cluster assembly protein SufB — MSKDNAELRDIAEREYQYGFTTDIEVDQLPPGLNENVVRTISAKKNEPQWLLDFRLKALVRFFEMLENFEEPTWAMVDYPTINYQDIVYYSAPKTLPELASLDEVDPELRRTYEKLGISLQEQERLAGVVPKVAVDAVFDSVSVATTYKAELEKQGIIFGSFSDAVDNHPDLVRRYLGSVVPYSDNFFACLNSAVFTDGSFAYIPKGVRCPMELSTYFRINAANTGQFERTLIIADDDAYVSYLEGCTAPQRDENQLHAAVVELVALENSEIKYSTVQNWYPGNKDGVGGIYNFVTKRGACRGRRSKISWTQVETGSAITWKYPSCLLIGDDSVGEFYSVAMTNNYQQADTGTKMIHIGKNTRSTIISKGISAGHGSQSYRGLVRIGPKASGARNYSQCDSLLLGDQCGAHTFPYLEVKNDTATVEHEATTSKISDEQLFYCRQRGLSEEDAISMIVHGFCREVLQELPMEFAVEAQALLGLSLEGSVG, encoded by the coding sequence ATGTCTAAAGACAACGCCGAACTTCGCGATATTGCCGAGCGCGAGTATCAGTACGGTTTCACCACCGATATCGAGGTAGATCAACTGCCTCCGGGCCTCAACGAAAACGTCGTGCGGACGATCTCCGCAAAGAAGAATGAGCCCCAATGGCTGCTCGATTTTCGCCTCAAAGCCCTCGTGCGCTTCTTTGAAATGCTCGAGAATTTCGAGGAACCCACCTGGGCCATGGTCGACTACCCGACGATCAACTATCAGGACATCGTCTATTACTCGGCCCCCAAGACCCTGCCCGAGCTGGCAAGCCTCGACGAAGTCGACCCCGAGTTGCGCAGAACCTACGAAAAGCTCGGAATCTCGCTGCAAGAACAGGAACGCCTGGCAGGTGTGGTGCCGAAGGTTGCGGTCGATGCCGTGTTCGACAGTGTATCGGTTGCCACCACCTACAAGGCCGAGCTCGAAAAGCAGGGCATTATCTTCGGCTCGTTCTCAGACGCCGTCGACAACCATCCCGATTTGGTGCGGCGCTATCTCGGATCGGTCGTGCCCTATTCCGACAACTTCTTCGCCTGCCTCAATTCGGCCGTATTTACCGACGGATCCTTTGCCTACATCCCCAAAGGCGTTCGCTGCCCAATGGAACTTTCGACCTATTTCCGAATCAATGCCGCCAATACCGGTCAGTTCGAACGCACCCTGATCATCGCGGACGACGACGCCTACGTCAGTTATCTCGAGGGATGCACGGCTCCCCAGCGAGACGAAAACCAGCTCCACGCCGCAGTGGTCGAGTTGGTGGCTCTCGAGAACTCCGAAATCAAGTACTCGACGGTGCAAAACTGGTATCCGGGAAATAAAGACGGGGTCGGTGGCATCTACAATTTCGTCACCAAGCGCGGGGCCTGTCGCGGCCGACGTTCAAAGATTTCCTGGACCCAGGTCGAAACGGGATCGGCGATCACATGGAAGTATCCGAGTTGTCTGCTGATCGGAGACGACTCGGTGGGCGAGTTCTACTCGGTCGCCATGACGAACAATTATCAACAGGCGGATACTGGCACCAAGATGATCCATATCGGGAAGAACACCCGCAGCACCATCATCTCGAAGGGAATCTCCGCAGGTCACGGCTCTCAATCCTATCGCGGTCTCGTGCGAATCGGACCGAAGGCCTCTGGCGCTCGCAACTATTCTCAATGCGACTCGCTGTTGCTGGGAGACCAGTGCGGTGCCCACACCTTCCCCTATCTCGAGGTCAAGAACGACACGGCGACCGTTGAACACGAAGCCACAACTTCAAAAATCAGTGACGAACAGCTCTTCTACTGCCGACAGCGCGGACTCTCCGAGGAGGATGCCATCTCGATGATCGTCCACGGGTTCTGCCGGGAAGTCCTGCAAGAACTCCCGATGGAGTTTGCGGTCGAAGCCCAGGCGCTACTCGGACTGAGTTTGGAGGGAAGTGTCGGCTAG
- a CDS encoding SUF system NifU family Fe-S cluster assembly protein encodes MDDLRDLYQSVILDHNKAPRNFGTLEDANRCADGYNPLCGDKLTLQMILDDDERVIDIRFSGMGCAISTASASLMTEYARGKTKTEILETMGRFHDLLTGNPNERGETENLGKLAVFGGVREFPARVKCATLSWHTMQAALDEGDETATTE; translated from the coding sequence ATGGACGACCTGCGCGACCTTTACCAGAGTGTCATCCTCGACCACAACAAGGCTCCCCGAAACTTTGGCACCCTCGAGGACGCCAACCGCTGTGCAGATGGGTACAACCCCCTGTGCGGCGACAAATTGACCCTGCAGATGATCCTCGACGACGACGAGCGGGTCATCGACATCCGTTTCAGTGGCATGGGATGCGCAATCTCGACCGCGTCGGCGTCGCTGATGACCGAATACGCTCGCGGCAAGACCAAGACCGAGATCCTCGAAACGATGGGGCGTTTTCACGATTTGCTCACCGGCAATCCGAACGAGCGAGGCGAAACGGAAAATCTCGGCAAGCTCGCGGTCTTTGGCGGTGTGCGAGAGTTTCCCGCGCGGGTCAAATGCGCGACCCTTTCCTGGCACACCATGCAGGCAGCATTAGATGAAGGCGATGAAACCGCCACCACCGAATAG
- a CDS encoding SUF system Fe-S cluster assembly regulator gives MLRLSKITDYGILILAHMASSKARSGDGSGDDFFHTARELADDVDLPLPVVSKILKSLAREGPLESHRGAKGGYNLRADPSKITVAEMIAVLEGPIAITECAVAVGICQHEGSCSVREPWQVINRVVNDALGKITLADLAEGSAMNPRPLHRILESSHSASNPTSTPNKITGNLRDV, from the coding sequence ATGCTTCGACTGAGCAAAATCACTGATTACGGGATCCTGATTCTCGCCCACATGGCCAGCAGCAAGGCTCGCAGTGGCGATGGAAGCGGCGATGATTTCTTCCACACCGCCCGAGAGCTGGCCGACGATGTAGACCTCCCCCTGCCGGTCGTGAGCAAGATCCTGAAATCCCTGGCGCGCGAAGGACCCCTTGAATCTCACCGCGGCGCGAAGGGGGGATACAACCTGCGCGCCGACCCCAGCAAAATCACCGTCGCAGAGATGATTGCAGTTCTGGAAGGTCCGATCGCGATCACAGAGTGTGCAGTCGCGGTCGGGATCTGTCAGCACGAGGGATCGTGTTCCGTGCGTGAGCCCTGGCAAGTCATCAACCGCGTCGTCAACGACGCGCTCGGCAAAATTACCCTGGCGGACCTCGCCGAGGGCAGCGCGATGAATCCGCGACCACTGCATCGAATACTCGAATCTTCTCACAGCGCCTCGAATCCAACATCAACTCCAAACAAGATCACAGGGAATCTCCGAGATGTCTAA
- a CDS encoding cysteine desulfurase yields MTATSTSAQAQTPFDVEAIRRDFPIFEQSMRGKPLVFLDSAASAQKPRVVVERMANFYLNEYASIHRGVYQLSEVATFEFEKARGKLARFINAANPREVVITRNATESINLVAQTWGRKNIGRDDEILITGMEHHANIVPWQMLCQATGAKLVVVPLADDGSLEAGAYENLLSERTKLVAIGHVSNALGTINPVKEMVASAHAVGAPVVIDGAQAAPHMAIDVQDLDCDFYAISGHKIFGPSGVGILYGKLALLNAMPPYQGGGSMIRTVTFEKTTYAEAPARFEAGTPDIAGVIGLGTAVDYLSKIGMPAIEAWEQELLVYATERLSEIPQLRLIGTAPKKAAVLSFVIEGAHPHDVGSILDQQGVAIRAGHHCAQPVMERYGIPATARASLAFYNTKRDIDALDSAIHKVLELFG; encoded by the coding sequence ATGACGGCGACCTCTACCTCAGCCCAAGCGCAGACCCCTTTCGACGTGGAAGCAATCCGGCGGGATTTCCCGATCTTCGAACAATCCATGCGGGGCAAGCCACTGGTTTTTCTCGACAGCGCGGCGAGCGCCCAAAAGCCGCGGGTCGTAGTCGAGCGCATGGCGAACTTCTACCTCAACGAGTACGCGAGCATTCATCGCGGTGTGTACCAACTCTCCGAGGTTGCGACCTTCGAATTTGAAAAAGCGCGGGGCAAACTGGCTCGTTTCATCAATGCGGCAAATCCGCGCGAGGTCGTCATCACCCGCAACGCCACCGAATCGATCAATTTGGTCGCGCAGACCTGGGGGCGCAAGAACATTGGCCGAGACGATGAAATCCTCATCACCGGCATGGAGCACCACGCGAACATCGTCCCCTGGCAGATGCTCTGCCAGGCAACCGGCGCAAAGCTGGTCGTGGTACCGCTGGCAGACGACGGCAGTCTCGAGGCTGGTGCCTACGAAAATCTATTGAGCGAACGGACCAAGCTCGTGGCCATCGGTCACGTCTCGAACGCCTTGGGCACGATCAACCCGGTCAAGGAGATGGTCGCATCGGCGCATGCCGTCGGCGCGCCCGTGGTGATCGACGGCGCCCAGGCAGCACCCCACATGGCAATCGACGTTCAGGATCTCGACTGCGATTTCTACGCGATCTCGGGCCACAAGATTTTTGGGCCGAGTGGCGTCGGCATTCTGTATGGCAAGCTTGCTCTCCTGAACGCCATGCCTCCCTATCAGGGCGGCGGCTCGATGATCCGCACTGTCACGTTTGAAAAGACAACCTACGCCGAAGCCCCCGCACGCTTCGAAGCCGGCACGCCGGACATCGCGGGAGTGATCGGCCTCGGCACGGCAGTCGACTATCTCAGCAAGATCGGCATGCCCGCCATCGAAGCCTGGGAGCAGGAGTTGTTGGTCTACGCAACCGAACGCCTGTCGGAAATCCCACAGCTTCGCTTGATCGGAACCGCCCCAAAGAAAGCCGCGGTGCTTTCCTTCGTGATCGAGGGCGCCCATCCGCACGACGTCGGCAGTATTCTCGACCAGCAGGGAGTTGCGATTCGGGCCGGCCACCATTGCGCCCAACCCGTGATGGAGCGCTATGGCATTCCGGCTACCGCCCGCGCTTCGCTGGCCTTTTACAACACCAAGCGCGACATCGACGCCCTCGACAGCGCGATCCACAAAGTATTGGAGCTCTTCGGCTAA
- the sufC gene encoding Fe-S cluster assembly ATPase SufC — MLEIKDLHVNVGDTPILKGVNLHIRPGEVHALMGPNGSGKSTLSNVIAGRPGYEITRGSILYEGKNLEEMAPEIRAREGIFVAFQYPVEIPGVKNNYFLKASVNAMRVHRGESELDAMDFLSICKEKMALVEMPQDLMGRSINEGFSGGEKKRNEILQMLLLEPKLCILDETDSGLDIDAMRLVSGGVNSLRSPDRALLVITHYQRLLDYIVPDYIHVLSEGRIVKSGGKELAHELEDKGYGWIEQEPGGATP; from the coding sequence ATGCTTGAAATCAAAGATTTACACGTCAACGTGGGAGACACTCCGATTCTCAAGGGAGTCAACCTGCACATTCGCCCGGGCGAAGTGCACGCGCTCATGGGCCCAAACGGTTCGGGCAAGAGCACCCTGTCGAACGTGATCGCGGGCCGACCGGGCTACGAAATCACTCGGGGATCGATCCTCTACGAGGGCAAGAACCTCGAAGAAATGGCGCCGGAGATTCGCGCCCGGGAGGGCATCTTCGTGGCCTTCCAATACCCGGTCGAAATTCCCGGAGTCAAGAACAACTACTTCTTGAAAGCTTCGGTGAACGCCATGCGGGTACACCGCGGCGAGAGCGAACTGGACGCCATGGACTTCCTCTCCATCTGCAAAGAGAAAATGGCGCTGGTCGAGATGCCTCAAGACCTGATGGGGCGCTCGATCAACGAAGGATTCTCGGGCGGCGAAAAAAAGCGTAACGAGATCTTGCAGATGCTGTTGCTTGAACCCAAGCTCTGCATTCTCGACGAGACAGATTCGGGCCTCGACATCGACGCCATGCGGCTGGTGTCCGGGGGCGTCAATTCCCTGCGTTCTCCCGACCGCGCCCTGCTCGTCATCACGCATTACCAGCGCTTGCTGGACTACATCGTGCCCGACTACATCCACGTTCTTTCCGAAGGTCGGATCGTCAAGTCGGGCGGCAAGGAACTGGCTCACGAACTCGAAGACAAGGGCTATGGCTGGATCGAACAAGAGCCAGGCGGTGCAACTCCGTGA
- the psd gene encoding phosphatidylserine decarboxylase (Phosphatidylserine decarboxylase is synthesized as a single chain precursor. Generation of the pyruvoyl active site from a Ser is coupled to cleavage of a Gly-Ser bond between the larger (beta) and smaller (alpha chains). It is an integral membrane protein.), translated as MKQTARGALLISALRLLPRNAISRLAGHLIGIRLPQPLQRWQILLASRWFGIQLIEVRDPIRSFASFQDFFVRALAPGTRPIDPAPDAIVSPCDGTWGESGYVTEGQLLQIKGRQYSLADLLGNVVDAKGYEGGSFATLYLSPADYHRFHSPCDVNVSRVRYLPGSLWPVSPAGLAGIDSLFAQNERICAFMNISGQPEQEGLCVVAVGATMVGKIRLTFDSLTTNCAGAKAVTRDYGEAYGTPLPRLAIGAEWGHFEFGSTLVMLVSAEAGRIDFREAGTRVRMGSRIGFLRPIAA; from the coding sequence ATGAAACAAACCGCTCGTGGCGCGCTCTTGATATCGGCGCTGCGCCTCCTGCCCAGGAACGCCATATCTCGCCTGGCTGGGCATCTGATCGGGATTCGTCTGCCCCAGCCCCTTCAGCGCTGGCAGATCCTGCTGGCGTCGCGCTGGTTTGGCATCCAACTCATCGAAGTTCGCGATCCGATTCGATCGTTCGCGAGCTTCCAAGATTTTTTCGTGCGCGCACTGGCACCGGGTACGCGACCGATTGATCCGGCGCCCGACGCGATCGTGTCCCCCTGCGACGGGACCTGGGGAGAATCGGGATACGTTACGGAAGGCCAGTTGCTGCAGATCAAAGGGCGGCAATACTCGCTGGCGGATTTGCTCGGGAACGTCGTGGACGCCAAAGGCTACGAAGGCGGCTCCTTCGCGACCCTCTATCTTTCGCCCGCGGACTATCATCGCTTTCACTCACCCTGCGATGTCAACGTTTCGAGAGTCCGCTATCTCCCGGGATCGTTGTGGCCGGTCAGTCCCGCAGGTCTCGCGGGGATTGATTCTCTGTTCGCCCAGAACGAACGCATCTGTGCATTCATGAATATTTCCGGACAACCTGAGCAGGAAGGGCTCTGCGTCGTGGCGGTCGGGGCCACGATGGTTGGCAAGATTCGCCTCACCTTTGATTCGTTGACCACCAATTGCGCGGGGGCAAAGGCGGTTACCCGAGACTACGGCGAAGCGTACGGAACGCCATTGCCGCGACTCGCGATTGGCGCGGAATGGGGACACTTCGAATTTGGATCGACGTTGGTCATGCTGGTGTCCGCCGAGGCAGGGCGAATCGATTTTCGCGAGGCTGGCACCCGGGTCCGAATGGGATCGCGCATCGGATTCCTCAGGCCAATCGCCGCCTGA